The following proteins are co-located in the Polymorphospora rubra genome:
- a CDS encoding NAD-dependent epimerase/dehydratase family protein: MAVHLIVGAGMVGSTTARQLADRGEQVRIVSRSGRGPTHPRVERIAADATDADRLGELAQGATAIYNCLNPAYHRWLTDWPPMAAALLTAAERSGAPLVIAGCLYGYGEVTGPMTEENPLAATHPKLKMRADMWRDALAAQRAGRIRAVTEVRGSDYLQAQSIFSFVMGKPLLAGRRTFVPAPLDVPHTWTSINDMAAMLVTAATDQRAWNRAWHVPSVSPLTIRELATRFTKVAGAPAPKLATIPGPIFRAAGFLSPMLRELQTTAYQFARPFVMESTAATTTFGRRPQPLDEALREAAVLLGGVPGATAGTPQARPATA, from the coding sequence ATGGCCGTACACCTGATCGTCGGCGCCGGCATGGTCGGCTCCACCACCGCACGACAGCTCGCCGACCGCGGAGAGCAGGTCCGGATCGTCAGCCGCTCCGGCCGCGGCCCGACCCACCCCCGGGTCGAGCGGATCGCCGCCGACGCCACCGACGCCGACCGGCTCGGCGAACTCGCGCAGGGCGCCACCGCGATCTACAACTGCCTCAACCCGGCCTACCACCGCTGGCTCACCGACTGGCCGCCGATGGCCGCCGCGCTGCTCACCGCCGCCGAACGCTCCGGCGCCCCCCTGGTGATCGCCGGCTGCCTCTACGGGTACGGCGAGGTCACCGGCCCGATGACCGAGGAGAACCCGCTCGCCGCCACCCACCCCAAGCTGAAGATGCGCGCCGACATGTGGCGCGACGCCCTCGCCGCCCAGCGTGCCGGCCGGATCCGCGCCGTCACCGAGGTACGCGGTAGCGACTACCTCCAGGCGCAGTCGATCTTCAGCTTCGTGATGGGAAAGCCGCTGCTCGCCGGACGCCGTACCTTCGTCCCCGCCCCGCTCGACGTGCCACACACCTGGACCTCGATCAACGACATGGCGGCGATGCTGGTCACCGCCGCCACCGACCAGCGGGCGTGGAACCGTGCCTGGCACGTACCCAGCGTGTCGCCACTGACCATCCGGGAACTCGCCACCCGCTTCACCAAGGTGGCCGGCGCGCCCGCACCGAAGCTCGCCACCATCCCCGGTCCGATCTTCCGCGCCGCCGGCTTCCTCTCCCCGATGCTGCGCGAGCTGCAGACCACGGCGTACCAGTTCGCGCGGCCGTTCGTCATGGAGTCCACCGCCGCCACCACCACCTTCGGCCGGCGACCCCAACCGCTCGACGAAGCGCTACGCGAGGCGGCCGTGCTGCTCGGCGGCGTCCCGGGTGCGACCGCCGGAACCCCGCAAGCACGCCCGGCCACCGCCTGA
- a CDS encoding HAD family hydrolase, which yields MTVKALIFDFDGLLMDTETTLLESWRWEWRRHGLELDPAGFFADHGGDANEPRYAALAATVGPAYDRESSHTLRMAYRAELNAALAPAPGIVGWLDRAAKLGLRLAVASSSSVTHVGAMLDRAGLRARFEVLATGEEVDAHKPDPAVYLLTLQRLGLPAEEAVAFEDTAHGVAAAQAAGLRCVAVPNPHADHARFTAADLLLTSAVDLPLDAVMAALAGHAGRPRRADAAPARLP from the coding sequence ATGACGGTCAAGGCGCTCATCTTCGACTTCGACGGCCTGCTGATGGACACGGAGACCACGCTGCTGGAGAGTTGGCGTTGGGAGTGGCGGCGGCACGGCCTGGAACTCGACCCGGCCGGCTTCTTCGCCGACCACGGCGGCGACGCGAACGAGCCCCGGTACGCCGCGCTCGCCGCAACGGTCGGACCGGCGTACGACCGCGAGTCCAGTCACACGCTACGGATGGCGTACCGGGCGGAACTGAACGCGGCGCTGGCGCCGGCGCCGGGCATCGTCGGCTGGCTGGACCGGGCCGCGAAGCTGGGGCTGCGGCTGGCGGTGGCGAGCAGTTCCTCGGTCACCCACGTGGGGGCGATGCTTGATCGGGCCGGGCTGCGGGCGCGGTTCGAGGTGCTGGCGACCGGCGAGGAGGTGGACGCGCACAAGCCGGATCCGGCCGTGTATCTGCTGACGCTGCAGCGGCTCGGGCTGCCGGCGGAGGAAGCGGTCGCGTTCGAGGACACCGCGCACGGCGTGGCGGCGGCACAGGCGGCCGGGCTGCGTTGCGTGGCAGTGCCGAACCCACACGCGGACCATGCCCGCTTCACGGCCGCGGACCTCCTGCTGACCAGCGCCGTAGACCTGCCCCTGGACGCGGTCATGGCCGCACTGGCCGGGCACGCCGGCCGCCCCCGCCGAGCGGATGCGGCGCCGGCGCGGCTGCCGTAG
- a CDS encoding IS256 family transposase produces the protein MTALESVNPADLLRQQLAEGGPDVLAAMVTAFANALMSADADAVCGADYGQRSPERTNSRNGYRARQWDTRAGTVELAVPKLRHGSYFPDWLLEHRRRAEQALVTVVATSYLLGVSTRRVEKLAEQLGVTRLSKSQVSQMAQHLDAQVEAFRSRPLDSAHYTFVALDALTMKVREDGRTVNVACLVAVGVNADGHREVLGLDVCASEDGAGWIAFLRGLTARGLKGVRLVISDAHRGLVDAIGSALPGASWQRCRTHYLRNLLTKVPKSAQPWVATMVRTIFDQPDPGEVRAQYARVVDTINAKYPTAAEHLDQAREDLLAFTNFPHEIWRQIWSNNPQERLNKEIRRRTDVVGIFPNRAAVIRLVGAVLAEQTDEWTEQRRYIGPELLTKARQETPEDQQPDAVPQPKPALTTA, from the coding sequence ATGACCGCATTAGAGAGTGTGAACCCTGCCGACCTGCTACGCCAGCAACTGGCCGAGGGTGGCCCGGACGTGTTGGCGGCGATGGTGACCGCGTTCGCGAACGCGTTGATGTCCGCCGACGCCGACGCGGTCTGCGGGGCCGACTACGGCCAGCGCAGCCCGGAGCGGACGAACTCGCGTAACGGCTACCGGGCCCGACAGTGGGACACCCGGGCCGGAACGGTCGAGCTGGCGGTGCCGAAACTGCGTCACGGCTCGTACTTCCCGGACTGGCTGCTGGAACACCGACGCCGCGCCGAGCAGGCCCTGGTGACGGTCGTGGCCACCTCGTACCTGCTCGGGGTGTCGACCCGCAGGGTCGAGAAACTCGCCGAGCAGCTCGGCGTCACCAGGTTGTCGAAGTCGCAGGTGTCACAGATGGCGCAGCACCTCGACGCCCAGGTCGAGGCGTTCCGAAGCCGGCCCCTGGACTCCGCCCACTACACGTTCGTGGCGTTGGACGCGCTGACGATGAAGGTCCGCGAGGACGGCCGCACGGTCAACGTCGCCTGCCTGGTAGCGGTCGGCGTCAACGCCGACGGCCACCGCGAGGTCCTCGGCCTCGACGTGTGCGCCAGCGAGGACGGCGCCGGCTGGATCGCGTTCCTCCGCGGCCTGACCGCCCGCGGCCTCAAAGGCGTCCGCCTGGTCATCTCCGACGCCCACCGCGGCCTCGTCGACGCGATCGGCTCCGCCCTACCCGGCGCGTCCTGGCAACGCTGCCGCACCCACTACCTACGCAACCTGCTCACCAAGGTCCCCAAAAGCGCCCAACCATGGGTGGCGACCATGGTCCGCACCATCTTCGACCAGCCCGACCCTGGCGAGGTCCGCGCCCAGTACGCCCGCGTCGTCGACACCATCAACGCCAAGTACCCCACCGCCGCCGAACACCTCGACCAGGCCCGCGAGGACCTACTCGCCTTCACCAACTTCCCACACGAGATCTGGCGCCAGATCTGGTCCAACAACCCACAGGAACGGCTGAACAAGGAAATCCGACGCCGCACCGACGTCGTCGGGATCTTCCCCAACAGAGCCGCCGTCATCCGCCTCGTCGGAGCCGTCCTGGCCGAACAGACCGACGAATGGACCGAACAACGCCGCTACATCGGGCCCGAACTCCTCACCAAAGCCCGCCAGGAAACCCCCGAAGACCAACAACCCGACGCCGTGCCGCAACCCAAACCCGCACTGACCACCGCATAA
- a CDS encoding RNA polymerase sigma factor, whose protein sequence is MTGSTVEQAITRAHHEEWARVVAGLARRFGDLDVAEEATAEAFVAAAERWPRDGVPPNPGGWLATTATRKAIDQLRRESQRDAKHQAARIVYDDTPAEPTGPVEDDRLRLVFTCCHPALAMEARVALTLRLLGGLTVAEIARAFLVQETTMARRITRAKTKIKAAHIPYRVPSAADIRERLAGVLAVVYLVFNEGYLASEGNDPVRVDLTDEAIRLGRLLRTLLPDNGEVAGLLALMLLTDARRAARVSRTGELVTLDEQDRGAWDRTLIAEGNALVRERIEAVAAGGDPPGRYQLQAAINTVHTNAPSARDTDWSAIVALYGRMVLLDPSPIVRLNRAVAVAELDGPGVGLAEIDRLAEVLDGYHAFHAARADLLRRLGRGGESRVAYDRAIGLAGNPAERAYLTRRRDQLAG, encoded by the coding sequence GTGACCGGTTCCACCGTCGAACAGGCGATCACCCGGGCCCACCACGAGGAGTGGGCGCGGGTGGTCGCCGGCCTCGCACGCCGTTTCGGGGACCTCGACGTCGCCGAGGAAGCGACGGCCGAGGCGTTCGTAGCGGCTGCGGAGCGGTGGCCGCGCGACGGCGTACCGCCCAATCCCGGCGGATGGCTCGCCACCACCGCGACCCGCAAGGCGATCGATCAGCTCCGTCGCGAGTCGCAGCGCGACGCCAAGCACCAGGCGGCCCGAATCGTGTACGACGACACCCCTGCCGAGCCGACCGGCCCGGTCGAGGACGACCGGCTCAGACTGGTCTTCACCTGCTGCCACCCCGCGCTGGCGATGGAGGCCCGGGTGGCGCTCACCCTGCGCCTGCTCGGCGGCCTCACCGTCGCCGAGATCGCCCGCGCCTTCCTGGTGCAGGAGACCACGATGGCGCGGCGGATCACCCGCGCCAAGACAAAGATCAAGGCGGCGCACATTCCCTACCGGGTGCCCTCGGCCGCCGACATCCGCGAGCGGCTCGCCGGCGTGCTCGCGGTCGTCTACCTCGTCTTCAACGAGGGCTACCTCGCCAGCGAGGGGAACGACCCGGTGCGTGTCGACCTCACCGACGAGGCGATCCGCCTCGGCCGCCTGCTCCGGACCCTTCTCCCGGACAACGGCGAGGTGGCGGGCCTGCTCGCCCTGATGCTCCTCACCGACGCCCGGCGGGCGGCGCGCGTGTCCCGCACCGGGGAGCTGGTGACCCTCGACGAGCAGGACCGCGGCGCATGGGACCGCACCCTCATTGCCGAGGGCAACGCCCTGGTCCGCGAGCGGATCGAGGCGGTGGCGGCCGGCGGTGACCCACCCGGGCGCTACCAGCTGCAGGCCGCGATCAACACGGTCCACACGAATGCCCCGTCCGCCCGAGACACCGACTGGTCCGCCATCGTCGCCCTCTACGGCCGTATGGTGCTGCTCGACCCCTCGCCGATCGTGCGGCTCAACCGGGCGGTCGCGGTCGCCGAACTCGACGGCCCCGGGGTCGGGCTCGCCGAGATCGACCGGCTCGCCGAGGTCCTGGACGGCTACCACGCCTTCCACGCCGCGCGCGCCGATCTGCTACGGCGACTCGGGCGCGGCGGCGAGTCGCGGGTCGCGTACGACCGGGCCATCGGTCTCGCCGGCAACCCCGCGGAGCGGGCCTACCTGACCCGCCGCCGCGACCAGCTCGCCGGCTGA
- a CDS encoding ADP-ribosylglycohydrolase family protein, with translation MRGLALGDAFGETWFFRPAGTLEEALVERRLKDGPWPWTDDTAMALSLLRILDRHGHVDRDALAAEFARAYAADPYRCYGASMHDVLRAIGDGEGWAAVTGRQFDGMGSWGNGAAMRVAPLGAWFCDDLDLVVAEASRSAVVTHAHAEAAAGAVAVAVAAALSVRGVAAGDLVEAVAGRVPDSEVAARLRRAAGIALSADPRHVAAMLGCGRQISAVDTVPYAVWCAARHLDDLPEALWATAMAGGDVDTTCAIVGGIVAARTGLTGLPDEWLTACEPLPAWVAAVDDRP, from the coding sequence ATGCGGGGCCTGGCTCTGGGGGACGCGTTCGGTGAGACGTGGTTCTTCCGCCCTGCCGGGACGCTGGAGGAGGCGCTGGTCGAGCGACGCCTCAAGGACGGACCGTGGCCGTGGACGGACGACACCGCGATGGCGCTGTCGCTGCTGCGGATCCTGGACCGGCACGGTCACGTCGACCGGGATGCTCTGGCGGCGGAGTTCGCCCGCGCGTATGCCGCCGATCCGTACCGCTGCTATGGCGCATCCATGCACGACGTGTTGCGCGCCATCGGCGATGGTGAGGGATGGGCGGCGGTCACCGGCCGCCAGTTCGACGGGATGGGGTCGTGGGGCAACGGCGCCGCCATGCGGGTGGCCCCGCTTGGCGCGTGGTTCTGCGACGACCTCGACCTGGTGGTGGCCGAGGCTTCCCGGTCGGCGGTGGTGACGCACGCCCATGCGGAGGCCGCGGCCGGGGCGGTGGCGGTCGCTGTCGCCGCGGCGTTGAGCGTGCGTGGCGTCGCCGCCGGTGACCTGGTCGAGGCGGTTGCCGGCCGGGTACCCGACAGCGAGGTCGCGGCGCGGCTACGCCGTGCGGCCGGAATCGCGCTGTCGGCCGATCCGCGCCATGTCGCTGCCATGCTCGGCTGCGGCCGGCAGATCTCGGCGGTGGACACCGTGCCGTACGCGGTCTGGTGCGCCGCGAGGCACCTTGACGACCTGCCGGAGGCGTTGTGGGCCACCGCGATGGCCGGGGGCGACGTCGACACCACCTGTGCGATCGTCGGCGGGATCGTCGCCGCCCGTACCGGACTGACCGGACTCCCCGACGAATGGCTGACCGCGTGCGAGCCGCTACCCGCGTGGGTGGCCGCCGTTGATGATCGACCGTAG
- a CDS encoding YciI family protein, which translates to MPRYLLSVYGPAEHTEFGTYPSQEAMLQAFADTGAFNDRLRRDGHLVFADGLEPATTATTVDGQGAKPTFTDGPYLETKEHLGGFWVIEAADLDVALALAAEGSKACRGTVEVRPFRTEESVRTLLEP; encoded by the coding sequence ATGCCCAGATACCTGCTGTCCGTCTACGGACCGGCCGAGCACACCGAGTTTGGCACCTACCCCTCCCAGGAGGCCATGCTGCAGGCGTTCGCCGACACCGGCGCCTTCAACGACAGGCTCCGGAGGGACGGGCACCTCGTCTTCGCCGACGGCCTGGAGCCCGCTACGACCGCCACCACCGTCGACGGGCAGGGCGCGAAGCCGACCTTCACCGACGGGCCCTACCTGGAGACGAAGGAACACCTCGGCGGCTTCTGGGTCATCGAGGCGGCCGACCTCGACGTGGCCCTGGCGCTTGCCGCCGAGGGGTCGAAAGCGTGCCGCGGCACGGTCGAGGTGCGTCCCTTCCGAACCGAGGAATCCGTCCGAACGCTGCTGGAGCCGTGA
- a CDS encoding YcxB family protein, translating to MHIRFDIPADPAYPGRVAAALSSVRLRKYGYIGAVLAAVGAIGLVVSRGSAWGDQVSLLCMPMVMGGLLSMLYAPWVRWRAQRRSSGYAVEGGYDITDDNILMRSGTESGGIAWDGVAQVRDTPEFWIVYVGRMPATVIPRRLMSAEDAETLRAFMAERGLLQSQ from the coding sequence GTGCACATTCGTTTCGACATCCCCGCCGATCCCGCCTACCCGGGCCGCGTGGCCGCCGCACTCAGCAGTGTTCGGCTGCGCAAGTACGGTTACATCGGCGCCGTGCTGGCGGCGGTCGGGGCGATCGGTCTCGTCGTCTCGCGGGGGTCCGCGTGGGGCGACCAGGTCTCGCTGCTGTGCATGCCGATGGTCATGGGTGGCCTGCTGTCGATGCTGTACGCGCCGTGGGTGCGGTGGCGCGCCCAACGCCGCTCCAGTGGCTACGCCGTCGAGGGCGGCTACGACATCACCGACGACAACATCCTGATGCGCAGCGGCACGGAGTCCGGCGGCATCGCCTGGGACGGGGTCGCCCAGGTGAGGGACACCCCTGAGTTCTGGATCGTGTACGTCGGCCGGATGCCGGCGACTGTGATCCCACGCCGTTTGATGTCCGCCGAGGACGCCGAGACGTTGCGGGCCTTCATGGCCGAACGTGGGCTGCTCCAGTCGCAGTGA
- the rox gene encoding rifampin monooxygenase: MFDVIVAGGGPTGLMLASELRLHDVHVLVLEKDAEPTRVVRALGLHVRSIEVMAQRGLLERFLAHGKQYPVGGFFAGIDKPTPDRLNTAHPYVLGIPQPVTDRLLAERATELGVEIRRGHELVGLSQDDDGVTVELSDGSRLRSRYLVGCDGGRSTVRKLAGVGFPGEPSRVELLLGEMEVGVPLETVTAVVAEIRKTEKRFGLGPLGDGVYRVLVPAEGVAADRSVPPTLEEFKQRLRVFAGTDFGVHSPRWLSRFGDATRLAERYRTGRVLLAGDAAHIHPPTGGQGLNLGIQDAFNLGWKLAADINGWAPEGLLDSYHAERHPVAADVLNNTRAQMELLSTEPGPLAVRKLVSELMDFEEVNRYLIEKLTAIGVRYDFGGGHELVGRRMRDVRLKRGRLYELTHGGRGLLLDQTGRLSVTGWADRVDHVVDVSDELDVPAVLLRPDGHVAWVGDDQQDLLDRLPRWFGAAVG; this comes from the coding sequence ATGTTCGACGTGATCGTTGCCGGGGGTGGACCGACCGGCCTGATGCTGGCGAGCGAGTTGCGGCTGCACGACGTGCACGTGCTCGTGCTGGAGAAGGATGCGGAGCCGACCAGGGTCGTCCGCGCGCTCGGTCTGCACGTACGCAGCATCGAGGTGATGGCCCAGCGCGGTCTGCTGGAGCGGTTCCTCGCGCACGGGAAGCAGTACCCGGTCGGTGGTTTCTTCGCCGGCATCGACAAGCCCACGCCGGACCGGTTGAACACCGCGCATCCGTACGTCCTCGGCATCCCGCAGCCGGTCACCGATCGCCTGCTGGCCGAGCGTGCCACCGAACTCGGCGTCGAAATCCGGCGCGGCCACGAACTGGTCGGACTGAGCCAGGACGACGACGGGGTGACCGTCGAACTGTCCGACGGCTCACGCCTGCGCTCGCGTTACCTCGTCGGCTGTGACGGCGGCCGCAGCACGGTGCGCAAGCTGGCGGGCGTCGGCTTCCCCGGCGAGCCCAGCCGGGTCGAGCTGCTGCTGGGCGAGATGGAGGTGGGGGTGCCGCTGGAGACGGTGACCGCCGTGGTGGCCGAGATCCGCAAGACCGAGAAGCGGTTCGGCCTCGGGCCGCTCGGGGACGGGGTGTACCGGGTCCTCGTGCCCGCGGAGGGGGTGGCCGCGGACCGCTCGGTCCCACCGACTCTCGAGGAGTTCAAGCAGCGGCTGCGGGTGTTCGCCGGCACCGACTTCGGCGTGCACTCGCCGCGCTGGCTGTCCCGCTTCGGCGACGCCACGCGGCTGGCCGAGCGCTACCGGACCGGCCGGGTGCTGCTGGCCGGCGACGCGGCGCACATCCACCCGCCGACCGGCGGGCAGGGGCTCAACCTCGGCATCCAGGACGCGTTCAACCTCGGCTGGAAACTGGCCGCCGACATCAACGGCTGGGCGCCGGAGGGACTGCTGGACAGCTACCACGCCGAACGGCACCCGGTGGCCGCCGACGTACTGAACAACACGCGGGCGCAGATGGAGCTGCTGTCCACCGAGCCCGGTCCCCTGGCGGTGCGCAAACTGGTGTCGGAGCTGATGGACTTCGAGGAGGTGAACCGGTACCTGATCGAGAAGCTCACCGCGATCGGAGTCCGGTACGACTTCGGCGGAGGGCATGAGCTTGTCGGCCGGCGCATGCGGGACGTGCGGCTGAAGCGGGGGCGACTGTACGAACTGACGCACGGCGGCCGCGGGCTACTGCTCGACCAGACCGGGCGGCTTTCGGTCACGGGCTGGGCGGACCGGGTCGACCACGTCGTCGACGTCAGCGACGAGTTGGACGTGCCCGCCGTGCTGCTGCGGCCGGACGGCCACGTGGCGTGGGTCGGTGACGATCAGCAGGATCTGCTCGACCGGCTACCTCGATGGTTCGGCGCCGCCGTCGGCTGA
- a CDS encoding TetR/AcrR family transcriptional regulator, with amino-acid sequence MPAASIRARARAEMINEIKTIARRHLAAEGANLSLRAVARDMGMVSSAIYRYFPSRDELLTALIVDGYHALGDAAEGGDAQVTDRADLRGRWLAVSHAVRRWALTHPAEYALLFGSPVPGYAAPQETTAAAARTPAALIGILIDGFAAGTLPDPGPGELPGPVHANLAAVRDSLFAGLPEALLARGATGWIHCFGAVSFELFGQLDGVIEAREEYFDHQMRRMCDLIGLP; translated from the coding sequence ATGCCTGCAGCCAGCATCCGGGCCAGGGCCCGAGCCGAGATGATCAACGAGATCAAGACGATCGCCCGCCGCCACCTGGCCGCCGAGGGCGCGAACCTGTCGCTGCGCGCCGTCGCCCGCGACATGGGCATGGTCTCCTCGGCGATCTACCGCTACTTCCCCAGCCGGGACGAGCTGCTCACCGCACTGATCGTCGACGGCTACCACGCCCTCGGCGACGCCGCCGAGGGCGGCGACGCGCAGGTCACCGACCGCGCCGACCTGCGTGGCCGGTGGCTCGCCGTCTCCCACGCGGTACGCCGCTGGGCGCTGACCCACCCCGCCGAGTACGCCCTGCTCTTCGGCAGCCCGGTCCCCGGTTACGCCGCCCCCCAGGAGACCACCGCGGCGGCCGCCCGAACCCCGGCCGCCCTGATCGGGATCCTCATCGACGGCTTCGCCGCCGGCACCCTGCCCGATCCCGGCCCCGGCGAACTACCCGGCCCGGTCCACGCCAACCTGGCCGCCGTCCGCGACAGCCTCTTCGCCGGCCTTCCCGAGGCCCTGCTGGCCCGGGGCGCCACCGGCTGGATCCACTGCTTCGGCGCCGTCAGCTTCGAACTCTTCGGCCAGCTCGACGGCGTGATCGAGGCCCGGGAGGAGTACTTCGACCACCAGATGCGCCGGATGTGCGACCTGATCGGGCTACCCTGA
- a CDS encoding YciI family protein, translating into MTEYLIAFNDEWVPDHTVEEIREKATAARTVIEEMQAEGVLIFTNGGLDRCTAVCSVEPVDGKPVFTDGPYVETKEHLGGFVVVDVPDDAAARHWAGRLATMLDWPQEVHRFRGPGQTGRNGSGER; encoded by the coding sequence ATGACGGAGTACCTGATCGCCTTCAACGACGAGTGGGTGCCCGACCACACGGTGGAGGAGATACGCGAGAAGGCCACGGCCGCCCGGACCGTGATCGAGGAGATGCAGGCCGAAGGCGTCCTGATCTTCACCAACGGCGGGCTCGACCGGTGCACCGCGGTGTGCAGTGTCGAGCCGGTCGACGGCAAGCCCGTCTTCACCGACGGCCCGTACGTCGAGACCAAGGAGCACCTCGGCGGCTTCGTCGTCGTGGACGTGCCCGACGACGCGGCGGCGCGACACTGGGCCGGCAGGCTCGCGACCATGCTCGACTGGCCGCAGGAGGTGCACCGGTTCCGAGGACCCGGGCAGACCGGACGTAACGGCTCCGGGGAGAGGTGA
- a CDS encoding DNA alkylation repair protein yields the protein MTATTVAEVMAELATLEGPRAREVNERHGDDHGVNLSMLRALAKRLKTQQELARQLWETGDTAARLLAILISRPKAFERDELDGMLREARTPKVHDWLVNYVVKKNPHSEELRLAWFADPDPVVASAGWALTTERVAKQPESLDLAGLLDVIEAEMKDAPDRLQWAMNHCLAQIGIEHAGHRARAIDIGERLEVLKDYPTPRNCTSPFAPIWIGEMVRRQHLN from the coding sequence GTGACTGCGACGACGGTGGCCGAGGTGATGGCCGAGTTGGCCACGCTCGAGGGCCCGAGGGCACGCGAGGTCAACGAGAGACACGGCGACGATCACGGCGTGAACCTCAGCATGCTGCGCGCGCTCGCGAAGCGGCTGAAGACGCAGCAGGAACTCGCGCGCCAACTCTGGGAGACGGGTGACACCGCGGCGAGACTGCTGGCCATCCTGATCAGCCGCCCGAAGGCGTTCGAGCGTGACGAACTGGACGGCATGTTGCGCGAGGCGCGCACCCCCAAGGTGCACGACTGGCTGGTGAACTACGTGGTGAAGAAGAACCCACACTCCGAGGAGCTGCGCCTGGCCTGGTTTGCCGATCCGGACCCGGTGGTCGCGAGTGCCGGCTGGGCGCTGACCACCGAACGCGTGGCGAAGCAGCCCGAGAGCCTCGATCTCGCGGGACTGCTCGACGTCATCGAGGCGGAGATGAAAGACGCCCCGGATCGCCTGCAGTGGGCGATGAACCACTGTCTGGCCCAGATCGGGATCGAGCATGCGGGGCACCGCGCCCGCGCGATCGACATCGGCGAGCGTCTGGAGGTGCTCAAGGACTACCCGACTCCGCGGAACTGCACGTCTCCGTTCGCGCCCATCTGGATCGGCGAGATGGTGCGCCGGCAACACCTCAACTAG
- a CDS encoding alpha/beta fold hydrolase — MTAGDEASLTLPDGRVVEYFDGGDPSGLPVFFQPGSPNTRIMGKLWHPAAAVAGVRLISVSRPGYGGSTAIMGRPTLSVAGRDVAALATLLGLEQYAVVGSSGGGPFAVAAAAVDPRRVRALGVVAGSGPWRELAAPSTEPAERACLARLDEGDLAGARAGMRDLVENVWQAGLRELDGDARLDAWLGDDPLAPDDTYRAIMADAMREVLEGTEGAVFDGLALGAGWDVDLHAIEAPTLLWYGDADEVCPVAYGRWFAERIANAELVVIPDEGHLAVGDSHRPEVLAALLKAWQ, encoded by the coding sequence ATGACCGCCGGGGATGAGGCAAGCCTGACGCTGCCCGATGGCCGAGTTGTCGAGTATTTCGATGGGGGCGATCCGTCGGGCCTGCCGGTCTTCTTTCAGCCGGGAAGCCCGAACACGCGGATCATGGGGAAGTTGTGGCACCCGGCGGCGGCCGTGGCCGGGGTCCGACTTATCAGCGTGAGCCGGCCAGGCTACGGCGGTTCGACCGCGATCATGGGTCGACCAACCCTTTCGGTAGCAGGCCGCGACGTTGCTGCCCTCGCTACCCTGCTCGGGCTTGAGCAGTACGCCGTGGTCGGTTCGTCGGGGGGCGGACCTTTCGCTGTGGCAGCTGCGGCTGTCGATCCCCGGCGAGTACGGGCTCTCGGCGTGGTCGCCGGCTCCGGACCATGGCGGGAGCTTGCCGCCCCGTCGACGGAGCCAGCGGAACGGGCGTGCCTGGCTCGCCTGGACGAAGGCGACCTGGCCGGTGCCCGTGCCGGCATGCGCGACCTCGTCGAAAACGTCTGGCAGGCGGGTCTGCGCGAACTCGACGGTGACGCCCGTCTGGATGCATGGCTCGGCGACGATCCGCTGGCTCCTGACGACACCTACCGGGCGATCATGGCCGACGCCATGCGCGAGGTGCTGGAAGGCACCGAAGGCGCGGTGTTCGACGGACTCGCCCTCGGTGCCGGCTGGGACGTCGACCTGCACGCCATTGAAGCCCCGACCTTGCTCTGGTACGGGGATGCGGACGAAGTCTGTCCCGTGGCGTACGGGCGTTGGTTTGCCGAACGGATCGCCAACGCCGAACTCGTCGTCATCCCGGACGAGGGCCACCTGGCGGTGGGTGATTCACACCGGCCTGAGGTGTTGGCGGCCCTGCTCAAGGCATGGCAATAG